The following nucleotide sequence is from Dunckerocampus dactyliophorus isolate RoL2022-P2 chromosome 7, RoL_Ddac_1.1, whole genome shotgun sequence.
GCTCTGGAAGCGGTCCTCTCTGGAGGGGTTGGACCGTATTCCACTGTGGTGTTGCcggcagtgagaggcgacgggcaggggtggcaattcttgttcttgttgtacgttggagtttaacccggtgaacgagaagGTAGTTCCGTTCGGAGTTTTGCATGAGAGTTGTTGCTCAATAGCATTTATGCCTTTGCTGATTTGCCATCAATCACCATTCTATTGAGCCTGTCCTTGACcgtctttgcagagagaggcattCTTCAATTTCTCAAtcatttcttgtttaatttttaattaaaagaatagatgctctgaacGATTTTTTCACgtgttctccatctgtgaaGGCTTTTCCCCTCCGTACGATCTCACGTGCAGCCCAGagttgccaacttggccatttcCTCGCTAAATCTGGCGTCTTTCCAAACCTTCTTAgtgatttattttcccaaaagcgactggcgacaaatgtagggactggtatttggagacgtaaaagtgaaacGTATTGTTGTgccccgcctcacagcagtcacaggCGGGGTGACACCGTCAGCTCCCGCAGCACACACCTTggcgattagcgtgtcacgggctCTGCGCACGTAGGTACAGAAATTCTATACTTTTATTTTACCGTTCAGTAAgatgcttcagactcaactccaaACTCGTTCAACTGttttctctccagtgagactcacCTCATTCCCTAGCctacctccccttcccttgctcatccaatcagcagtcagaacgcagtttAGATGCATTCACCGACTTagggtgagtcggatatttcaaattattttcgAAAATGCACTTTCCCCTACTTCGatgtaaaaaaattttaaaaattaccgTATTCAGcaaagggagccgcaacaaggagtctgaagagccgcgggttgccgacccctgttctaggtgcagccaggacGTTGAGGatttccggtttggtggctgcaggattttttgcagatgatgtggtcctgctggattcaccgagccgtgaccttcaactgtCACCAAATTGGTTCGcaaccgagtgtgaagcggccgggatgagaatcagcacctacAAGTCccagtccatggttctcacctggaaaagggtggagttcCTTGTCcaggtcagggatgagatcctgccccaaatggaggagtttaggtacatcggggtcttgttcaagagtgagggaaggatggaacgtgagatcaaCAGGCCAattggtgtggcgtctgcagtgatgcggactctgcatcggcccgtTGTGGTGATTTGTGGTCAGTTTAGcggtggatctacgttcctaccatcacctatggtcatgagctttgggtggtgagccaaaggacaagatggcaggtacaagcggccaaaatgagttttctccatagggtggctgggctcttccTTAGAGAtcaggtgaggagctcagtcaacCGGAGTAGTGGTGGCCTGGGAAAGCCTCGAGATctaccaggaggagctggacgaggtagctggggagagggaagtctgagctgcccctgcgacccgacctcggataagcggtagaagatggatggatctcataattctgacttcaaattgtgatttttttctttcagtgacaGAAACGGGCTTCCAAAGAAGAATGCCAAAAGTCTCAGCCAAAATATTTAGCAACACACTTGAAAGTATGAAATAGTGTTTTCCAAAGTGTCTGAAGCCCAGGTGGCTTTATTCAAATAACGTATTGATGACATCGTTTGATGGACACCTACTCGTCAgccatttcattaggtacacctgcatcatTTCCAATGAATGAACGTCGTCGTGTTGTGTCACTAAGTCAGGTGTGTGCAAGGCTTTGTGCTGATTGGCTTGCATACTGCATGAGGATACTCTctctgcatgtgcatgtgtgcgcacgtgtgtccTTACcaagcacaatggccagcaTCTGCGTGGCCTTCCTCTCCTTCTGCTGTGACATCCTCCCCCTCGTCTTCTCCTTGGTGGCCCCCCGCCTGTCCCGGACCGTGCTGTGCTCCCGCCAACCCTCGCGGCCCCTCATGCCGGCCTCCAAGGTCGGGGGGCGGGGCATCAGGGCTGAGTGCATCACAGTGGAAGGGAGGGCCGGGGCGGGCTCTACCGAGACGGACAGGGAGATCCTGGCCCGGCCGGGGTGCGAGGGGGTTTGAGGGCCAGGGGGTGGGGCCAAGCTCTGCCCGGACTGCGGCAGGAAGCGCCCCGGCTCCACGTCTAGGGGGTGCACCAATGCCTCCTTGACCAGCGTCTGGGGTGCACACCGGGGGATCCTTAATAACTAATacgataataataatcctaataacgTTGTTGAGTTGTGCAACTCTCTTGAAAGGATGAAGAAAAGAACACAAGCCAACCTTTCCCGGCATGCATTTatgcttggtggaggtaagaCGGACGACAGACGTATGTAACGTGTACTACTCAGTCAGCTGAGTGTTTGCTGTGCAACGAAAAGAATGTTTCAAGCGTTCCTCCCCGTTTCTAACTTACGTAAGCATCCACTTACCACTCGCTTGCGCTGCGGGGCGGCAGTGGAGGGCCTCAGGATCAGCGTGCACAGCTTCCCGTCTTCAGGCTGCGTGCATCTGTTCTATTGCACACAAAGGAATGCTGCCATGTTCACATGATAATGTACTGGATTCTTGCTTTGCCCGAGCACCGCCCCTTCGCAAAATAAAACCTTCATTAGTTTTATTGTCCTCCTgccagcaaacaaacaaaaccaccaCAACACCAAACCTCCTTGGTGGATGCAACAACACGGGCTGGGGCGTTCTCCCCGCTTCTACCTTCCTGCGGCGCTGGGCCGCGTCCGCCGCCTCGGCCCCACCTCTCGCCGTGCGTCTTCCCCGTTTGCGCAGCACCACGCAGATCTGCGCGTACACCAGCAGAGTGACGATGAAGGGCACGTAGAAGGACACCACCGACGAGTACACCACGAAGGCCGGGTCGGTGAAGCTGCACGTGGCGCCTTCACGGCCTGCTGAgaaacagagagacagagaggacATCGTCAGGACAAACAAGTTGGGGACCACGCCCAGCCACCTGCATGCCAGCTTGCTCGTGTTTACCCGTGTTGTTGAGTCCAAAGAGCAGTGGGCAGGAGATGGCAAAGGAGAGGAACCACACCAGCGTGATCATCACCACCACTCTCCTCCTGGAACTGTACCTGGTGTTGTACAGCATCGGCATGGCCACCGCCGTgtacctgacacacacacacacacacacacacacacacacacacactgcttatCTTTTTTTACTCTTCTATCACatattctgcctagcaacaagcagTAGCAAGAAAGGTTTGTGTTTTAGAAGCGAAAACACCAATAAGCCCAAGTATTGACCCTTTCCAGCCATCACGTCCCCTAAAGTGCCTTatatggtgaaaacatggacaAGATACATCCTAATAAATCTACAGTAGGAATGATCAGCAACAACACTAAGCGCACCTGTCGATGCTGATGGCACACAGGTTGAGGATGCTGGCGGTGCACATCATGACGTCCAGAGTGAGCAGGATGTCGCAGTGGATGAGACTGAAGTGCCACTCACCCACCACCTTCCAaaataaaacctgtttaacaCCTCTTCAACTTTATTTACAACGCCTGCCGGAACACTAAACAAACAAGACAGTACATAAACACAGTATAACACATACTTGAGATTactaaataacaacaacaacaataataataataataataccaaggcagtaaataaatacagtgtaaCGCATACTTGACATgactaaataacaataataataataataccaaggcagtaaa
It contains:
- the drd2l gene encoding dopamine receptor D2 like isoform X1, with the translated sequence MTDDVHRRLLMTPPNDTAGVVTPSPSSPPYNFYAALLVLLIFCVVFGNVLVCVAVSRDRALQTTTNYLIVSLAVSDLLLATLVMPWGVYLEVVGEWHFSLIHCDILLTLDVMMCTASILNLCAISIDRYTAVAMPMLYNTRYSSRRRVVVMITLVWFLSFAISCPLLFGLNNTAGREGATCSFTDPAFVVYSSVVSFYVPFIVTLLVYAQICVVLRKRGRRTARGGAEAADAAQRRRKNRCTQPEDGKLCTLILRPSTAAPQRKRVTLVKEALVHPLDVEPGRFLPQSGQSLAPPPGPQTPSHPGRARISLSVSVEPAPALPSTVMHSALMPRPPTLEAGMRGREGWREHSTVRDRRGATKEKTRGRMSQQKERKATQMLAIVLGVFIICWLPFFLTHVLKAHCSSCCISPSLYSGVTWLGYLNSAVNPVIYTTFNIEFRKAFIKVLLC
- the drd2l gene encoding dopamine receptor D2 like isoform X2, giving the protein MVVGEWHFSLIHCDILLTLDVMMCTASILNLCAISIDRYTAVAMPMLYNTRYSSRRRVVVMITLVWFLSFAISCPLLFGLNNTAGREGATCSFTDPAFVVYSSVVSFYVPFIVTLLVYAQICVVLRKRGRRTARGGAEAADAAQRRRKNRCTQPEDGKLCTLILRPSTAAPQRKRVTLVKEALVHPLDVEPGRFLPQSGQSLAPPPGPQTPSHPGRARISLSVSVEPAPALPSTVMHSALMPRPPTLEAGMRGREGWREHSTVRDRRGATKEKTRGRMSQQKERKATQMLAIVLGVFIICWLPFFLTHVLKAHCSSCCISPSLYSGVTWLGYLNSAVNPVIYTTFNIEFRKAFIKVLLC